One genomic window of Psychrobacillus sp. INOP01 includes the following:
- the panC gene encoding pantoate--beta-alanine ligase has translation MQTIQTINELKQIIALNNAKTIGFVPTMGYLHEGHQALLNKARKDNDIVVASIFVNPAQFGPNEDLDRYPRDIERDTQLATDAGVDVLFIPSANEMYPFESDINIIVGDLSTKLCGESRPGHFDGVLKVITKLFHLIQPTKAYFGQKDAQQLAIIETFVDAYNFPVQIVRVPTVREPDGLAKSSRNVFLSETERGEAVHLYQALQLATVTWETTDDLTAAIAKGREHIESNTSGKIDYLEALSYPDLKPVTGETKEVLFATAVFFEKARLIDNILT, from the coding sequence ATGCAAACAATACAAACGATAAATGAGCTAAAGCAAATTATAGCGTTAAATAATGCAAAAACGATTGGTTTTGTCCCAACTATGGGTTATTTACACGAAGGACACCAGGCATTATTAAACAAAGCGAGAAAAGATAATGACATAGTTGTGGCAAGTATTTTCGTAAATCCTGCTCAATTTGGTCCAAATGAAGACTTAGACAGATACCCTAGAGATATTGAAAGAGATACACAACTAGCGACAGATGCAGGAGTGGATGTATTATTCATTCCTAGTGCTAATGAAATGTATCCTTTTGAAAGTGATATCAATATAATTGTAGGAGATCTTTCGACAAAGTTATGTGGAGAAAGCAGACCAGGCCATTTTGATGGAGTGCTTAAGGTAATTACTAAATTGTTTCATCTAATTCAACCTACTAAGGCGTATTTTGGACAAAAGGATGCACAGCAACTAGCGATTATTGAGACATTTGTTGATGCGTATAACTTCCCAGTACAAATAGTTCGAGTTCCGACAGTAAGGGAACCAGACGGACTTGCTAAAAGCTCTCGAAATGTATTTCTAAGTGAAACAGAGCGTGGAGAGGCAGTTCATTTGTATCAAGCATTGCAGTTAGCTACAGTAACATGGGAAACGACAGATGATTTAACAGCAGCAATTGCTAAAGGAAGAGAGCATATTGAAAGTAATACGTCTGGTAAAATTGATTATTTAGAGGCATTATCCTATCCAGATTTGAAGCCAGTTACTGGTGAAACAAAGGAAGTCTTATTTGCGACAGCAGTATTTTTCGAGAAAGCTCGGTTAATAGATAATATTTTAACTTGA
- the panD gene encoding aspartate 1-decarboxylase, with protein sequence MLRMMLNGKIHRAVVTEADLNYVGSITIDQNILDAVGMLPNEKVHIVNNNNGARFETYIISGERGSGVICVNGAAARLVQRGDVVIILSYAYVMNEEAQSHKPTVAIMNQDNSIDQIIHYEPEATVM encoded by the coding sequence ATGTTACGTATGATGTTAAATGGTAAAATTCACCGTGCAGTAGTGACAGAAGCGGATTTAAATTATGTAGGAAGTATTACAATCGACCAAAATATATTAGATGCTGTGGGTATGCTACCAAACGAAAAAGTGCATATCGTTAACAATAATAACGGTGCCCGCTTTGAAACATATATAATCTCCGGTGAACGTGGAAGTGGAGTGATTTGTGTAAATGGAGCAGCAGCACGCTTAGTCCAACGTGGAGATGTAGTAATCATTTTATCGTATGCTTATGTGATGAATGAAGAAGCACAATCCCATAAACCAACAGTTGCGATTATGAACCAAGATAATTCAATCGATCAAATCATCCATTACGAACCCGAAGCTACAGTTATGTAA
- a CDS encoding DUF4830 domain-containing protein has product MRKAFAMFVMLLLIPGCGQESLNKQHELYLSNKGWEIKELLEVDTYQLEIPDEMLSNFEASGITFLGQYIGVEVTEYFYKLKEKEVEGKPLEVILFEVDGDIIGGYGILPNWEPGTFNLDDKERLRKEQKIKK; this is encoded by the coding sequence ATGAGGAAAGCATTTGCAATGTTTGTTATGCTACTGTTGATCCCTGGGTGTGGTCAAGAAAGCCTTAACAAACAGCATGAACTATATCTATCCAACAAAGGGTGGGAAATAAAAGAGCTTTTAGAAGTTGATACATATCAATTAGAGATTCCTGATGAAATGCTAAGTAATTTTGAAGCTAGTGGTATTACCTTTTTAGGACAATATATTGGAGTAGAAGTGACGGAATATTTTTATAAGCTTAAGGAGAAAGAAGTGGAAGGTAAACCTCTAGAAGTAATATTATTCGAAGTGGATGGTGATATTATTGGTGGATATGGGATTCTTCCGAATTGGGAACCTGGTACATTTAACTTGGATGATAAAGAGCGTTTGAGAAAAGAACAAAAGATTAAAAAGTAG